One window of the Salminus brasiliensis chromosome 1, fSalBra1.hap2, whole genome shotgun sequence genome contains the following:
- the ccr9b gene encoding C-C chemokine receptor type 9, whose amino-acid sequence MTANGEMGYESVSTMEPWTQSSDYMSSETEDYEDSGICDKSWVRLFRGSYEPVLYWIIFVVGGVGNLLVVWIYTTVKHRLKTMTDVYLLNLAIADLFFLGTLPFWATDATQGWVFTGVVCKGVSAVYKINFFSSMLLLTCISVDRYIAIVRVTQAHNFKSRRMFYSKLACLVVWLLSCFLSLPEFLFAEVKQGQHNVAFCSLVYPANNNNLTKVLVLCLQISVGFCLPLLVMVACYSVIIRTLMQARSFEKHKALRVILAVVAAFVLSQLPYNSHLIVEAAQAYNTTMTDCEAVKTFDVAGQVVKSLAYTHCCLNPILYAFIGVRFRKDLLQICQCLTRMGGVNKPQAVPKRPSVMSDTDTTPALSL is encoded by the exons ATGACAGCCAACG GTGAAATGGGCTATGAAAGTGTCTCAACAATGGAACCCTGGACGCAATCATCAGACTAT ATGTCAAGTGAAACAGAAGACTATGAGGATAGTGGCATCTGTGATAAGAGCTGGGTCAGGTTGTTCCGTGGCTCATATGAACCTGTCCTCTACTGGATCATCTTTGTGGTAGGAGGTGTGGGCAATCTCCTTGTTGTGTGGATCTACACAACGGTAAAACACCGCCTCAAGACCATGACCGATGTCTACCTGCTCAACCTAGCAATTGCTGATCTGTTCTTCCTGGGCACACTGCCTTTCTGGGCCACAGACGCCACCCAGGGCTGGGTGTTCACCGGAGTCGTCTGCAAGGGAGTCTCTGCTGTCTACAAGATAAACTTCTTCTCTAGCATGCTCCTGCTCACTTGCATTAGTGTGGACCGCTACATCGCGATTGTCCGTGTTACCCAAGCCCACAACTTCAAGAGCAGACGGATGTTCTACAGCAAGCTGGCCTGCCTGGTCGTGTGGTTGCTCTCCTGCTTCCTGTCTCTACCTGAGTTTCTGTTCGCTGAAGTAAAGCAAGGCCAGCACAATGTAGCCTTTTGCAGCCTGGTCTATCCCGCCAACAACAATAACCTCACCAAAGTCCTGGTCCTTTGCCTGCAGATCTCTGTAGGCTTCTGTCTTCCTCTGCTGGTCATGGTGGCCTGCTACTCTGTGATTATCCGCACCCTAATGCAAGCTCGCAGCTTTGAGAAGCACAAAGCCCTTAGGGTCATTTTGGCCGTGGTGGCAGCATTCGTGCTCTCTCAGTTGCCATACAACAGTCATCTGATTGTAGAGGCGGCGCAAGCTTATAACACAACCATGACTGATTGCGAGGCAGTTAAAACCTTCGATGTGGCCGGACAGGTTGTGAAGAGTCTGGCTTATACGCACTGCTGCCTGAATCCTATCCTGTATGCCTTTATTGGGGTACGCTTCCGAAAGGATCTTCTGCAAATCTGCCAGTGCTTGACTAGGATGGGAGGAGTCAACAAGCCCCAAGCTGTTCCCAAGAGACCCTCTGTCATGTCTGACACAGATACCACCCCTGCACTGTCTTTGTAG